TACGCCACGATCCCAAGGTCGAACGAGAGGTCGAGGAGCCCCTCGTATACTTCGTTGTTCCTCCGGTAATCGAGCTGCAGGTCGACCGAAGGGAACTCCTTCAGAAACGACTTCAGGAACGGCGGCAGGATGTGGAGCCCAACGGACGGGACCGTCGCGAGTCGGAGGCTTCCAGAGACGACGTGGCGAATCCGGTTCAGCTCGTCCCTCGCCTGAGCGAAGCGGTCGAGGATCTCCCGGCTCGCATCATAGAAGATCTTCCCGGCCTCGGTCGGCCGCATCCGCCCCCGCCCCCGCACCACAAGCTGCTGTCCGAGATCGGCTTCCAGCTGACGGATCCGCTGGGAGACGGCCGATTGGGTGAGGTAGTTCCGGGTCGCGGCCCGCGAGAAGCTCTCCGTCTGGATGAGGTCCACGAAGATCTTCAGGGTTTCCAGCATGCTCGATCCCCCGATTAGAGACGCTTATGGTATGTTGATATGTACTTAACAGCAAGCCGAGGATTCGTCAACACTTCTTCTCGGCCCCGCGCGTTCCTCTGGATCGGCTTCTCGATCTAATCATATGATCTTTGAGGCGATACGCCGATTGGGCGAGCGCGGCGGTCGGCGCGCCGCCCTGCCCGCTCCCCGAGCCCGATTCCGCGCGGTAATTGTATCATGAACAACAATTCATTGGACTTCTTCTCGCTTCTCGGGGAGACTGACGGCGTTGCAACAAGAGCGAGTGTCGGCCATCGGGCCCCTTCCGGTTGGACCAAGAGCTTGCACCTTCGCGCCCGATTGGGGTCCGGCCGACCCTCCTGCCCCGGAGAATCGAGTGCTGGCGTCTCACGTTGACCGTCCCATCCGAACTCGCAGGAATCCCGCCAGCAGGCGGCCCCGTTGTATCCCCGCGGAGGCGCCTTCCTCCTGTCGTTCCTTGGGACTACCCAGTTCGTTTCCCGGAGATGGGAAACGTCTGGGGCAACTGCACCCCGTGTGAGGTGGCCCATGATACAAGTGGAATCAGCGGACCAGTTCCTCAAGCAGGTGTCGGGAAGCGTCGCGGAAGGGGAGAGGATCCGGCTTTGTCTTCAGTGCGGGTCCTGCAGCGGCGTCTGCCCCTTCGGCTTCGCGATGGAGTTTCCCCCGCAGGCGATCATCGCCTCGCTGCGCGCCGGGGAGCTCAAGCCGATGCTCGACACCGACTCCATCTGGCTCTGCGTCTCATGCTATGCGTGCACGAACGTCTGCCCGGCGAAGATACCCCTTACGCCAGGTCTCCTCTCGAGCGTGAAGGCGGAGAAGCTAATGAAGAGCTCCGTGCCGACGGAGCTCCAGGACGCGCTCGTGAACGCGCGCAAGTATGGGAACACGGTCGGCGAATCGCCGAGGAAGCGCGCCGACTGGGCCGCGGACTTCACGGTTGAAGTTCCCATTCTCGCGAAGACGAAGAAGCCGGTCGACGTGCTCTGGTATGTCGGGGACTACCCCTCGTACCACGCTCGCGTGCAGCAGGTGACGCGCGCCACAGCCAAGATCTTCAAGGCGCTCGGTGTGTCGTTCGGCATCCTCGGCCCCGAGGAGCAGAGCGACGGCGACGTCTTCCATCTCGCCGGCGAGCGCGGCCTCTTCGAGCTTCTCGCGTCGAAGAACGCGAAGACCTTCGAGAAGTACGAATTCAAGGAGATCGTGACGACCGATCCGCACGCGTACAACACGTTCAAGCACGAATACCCGAAGCTGGGCTATCGCTTCCCCGTGCGGCATTACGCTCAGTTCCTCCACGCGCACCTCGACCGGCTGAGAAGCCTGATGAAGAACAAGCTCGAGGCGCGCGTCGCCTACCACGATCCCTGCGGTCTCGGGCGCGCGAACGACAACCACATCTACGAGGAACCGCGCGAGATCATCGAGGCGATCCCCGGCGCCGAGCTCGTCGAGATGGGCCACAACCGAACCACCAGCATTTGCTGCGGAGGCGGCGGGGGCGGCATGTGGCTCGACGGCTTCGCTTGGGAGAAGGCGGGGACGCGAACGTCCGAGTGGCGCATCCACGAAGCGGTCGCGGCCGGCGCGCAGATCCTCGCCGTCGCCTGCCCGTACGAGACGCCCCGGTTCGACGACGCGGTCAAGAGCACGAATCACGCGAAGGACATCGCGGTGAAGGACATCGCCGAACTCGTGGCGGACGCCATTCAGGGCTAGGAGATTTCGAACATGAACATCGCCGTTCCGATCAAGTTCGTCCCGGATCTCGTCGAAGAGATGGAAATCGATTCGAGCACGGGCAAGCTCGACAGGACGTTCATGCGGCTCGTTCCGAACGAGCTCGACGAACACGCGCTCGAGCAGGCCCTGATCCTCAAGGAGCGCCACGGCGGAACCGTCGCCGTGATCACTCTCGACACGGGAGACGTGGACGAGGCGCTCTTCACCGCCGTCGCGAAGGGGGCCGATCGCGCGATCAAGATCGCGGGCGAAGGCTACGCGGAGGGCGTGACGAGCCACGCCTACGCGGACCTTCTCGCCGAGGCGCTGAAGAACGGCTCCTACGATCTCATTCTCGCGGGAACGCAGGCGGTGGACGATCTCGACGGCTCCGTCGGCGCTCTTCTCGCCGCGAAACTCGGGATCCCCTACGTCGGCTACACCGTCAAGGTCGTCGCGGAAGGCGGCAAGGTCGTCGCGACGAAGGAGTACCCGGGCGGTCTCCTCGCGGAGATCGAGGTGAACCCGCCCGCGGTGATCGGCATCCAGGCGGCCGAGAAGCCGCCGCGCTACGTCGTGACGTCGCTCGTCATGGACGCGATGAAAAAGGCGAAGATCGATGAGGCCGAAGGAGCCGCAGCGGGACTCGAGGGAGCGGCCGAGATCACCGGGATGCGCCCCCCCGAAGCGGGAAAGGGCGCCGAGATGATCGACGGCGACGCGAACGCGGTGGCGGAGAAGCTCGTCGGAATCCTGAAAGAGAAGGGCATTCTTTAATAGATCAAGGAGACGACCGATGGCTCAAGATGTCTGGGTGAACATAGAGACCCTGCGCGGCGAGGTGACGGAGACATCCTACACCATGCTCGCCGCGGGGAAGGCGATCGCGAAAGGACTGGGCGGAAGCCTTCGCGCGGTTCTCCTCGGCAACAACGTGAAGGGACTCGCGGGGAAGCTCGGCGCCGCGGACAGCGTGACCGTCGTCGATCACCCCGCTCTCGCCGACTTCAATCCCGAAGCGCATCTTCTCGCGCTCGCCGATCTCGCGAAGAAGGGCGCACCCCGCGCGTTTCTCTTCGGGCAGACCGCGTCCGGGACTGATCTTGCTTGCGGCCTCGCCGCGAAGCTCGGGTTTCCGGTGGCGAGTCCCTGCCGAACCTTCAAGGTTGAAGGAGGGGAGATCCTCTTCGAGGCGGTCACGTGCGGCGGCAAGATCATCGCGGAGGGAAAGCTCCCTGGACCGACCGGCGTCGCGATCGTCATGCCCGGCGGTTACAAGCCGGAAGAAGCGATGCAGGGCGGCTCGCCGAAAGTGGACGAGGCTTCGCCGGAGTCCGATCTCGGCGCGGCCCGCACCCGCTTCCGCGCCTACATCGAGCCGGACACGAGCGACGTCGACATCAGCAAGGTGCCGATCCTCGTCTCCGTCGGCCGCGGCATCGGCCAGAAGGAGAACATCGAGGCCGCGAAGGAGCTCGCGGCGGCCCTCGGCGGAGAGGTTTCCTCGTCGCGCCCGATCGTGGACCAGGGATGGCTCCCGACCTCGCGCCTCGTCGGCAAGTCGGGCAAGGCGGTCAAGCCGAAGCTCTACCTCGCGCTCGGCATCAGCGGATCGCCGGAGCACATGGAAGGACTCCCCGGCTGGGAGACGCTCGTCGCGATCAACACCGATCAGAAGGCCCCGATCTACGACGTGGCGACCTACGGGGCCGCGGTCGACGTGCTCGAGCTCGTTCCCAAGCTGACCGAGAAGGTCCGCGCGACGAAGAGCTAAACAAGAGGGTGCCATGACAGAAGGACAAGTGATCGCGAGAATCAACTTCTGGGGGATGCACGGCGCGCTCGACACGCTCGTCCACGCGTTCACCTACGTGATTCTTCCCCTTTGCGCGATCATCTTGCTGGTCCGTTTCTTCCGCCACATTCGTCTCTGGTGGAAGGTGGGCCGGCCGGATCGCCGTTGGGACCGACTCGGAACGCGCGTGGGAAGGCTGATTCAATACGGAGTCGTGCAGACCAAGGTCCTCCGCCAGAGATACCCCGGCGTCATGCACGTCCTGATCGCCTGGAGCTTCTTCGTGTTCTTCCTCGGCACGGTGATCGCGACGATCGACGCGGACGTCCCCATCGTCTTCGGAATGGAATCCGACAACGTCGTGCTCATCGGGGACACGTATCTCCTGTACAAGTTCGTTCTGGACATGTTCACGCTTCTCTTTCTCGTGGGCGTCGGCCTGGCGGCCTTCCGGCGATACGTTCAGAAGCCGGAACGCCTGACGCTCTCCTCTCCTTTCACGTACATGCTCGCGATGATCACGCTGATCGTGATCACCGGACTCCTCACCGAATCGACGAGGCTTGCGGCGATTGCGCGCGAGCCGGAGCTTCAGCCCGGCTGGCATCCCGGCCTCGCGTGGTCGACGCCGATCGGTTGGCTGGTCGCGCAAATCTGGCTCGGCGCCGGGATGGGCGTGCCGGCGATCGAGGCCTTTCATTCGGTTCTCTGGATCGTTCACGCGTGCCTCGTGGGGATCTTCTTCCTTACGTTACCCGTGAGCAAGCTGGTCCACATGCTCACCTCTCCCCTCAACACGTTCTTCTCCAAGCTCGACCGCCCGGTCGGGCAGCTCGCCCCGGCTCTGGTGCAGGAGGGAGGAGCGGCCGGCGCCGGCAAGCTCTCCGACCTCACGTGGAAGCAGCTGATGGACGGCGACGCGTGCACCGAGTGCGGCCGCTGCCAGGACGCGTGCCCGGCGCACTACGCGAAGACGCCGCTCTCACCGAAGGAGCTGATGATCTCGATTCGAGAAGGGCTTCACGGGAAGAACGGTTTCGCGAAGACGGGGGCCGACGCGCCCGAGTTCGTCGGGCAGGGGGTCGCCGATCCGGTCCTCTGGTCGTGCACGACGTGCGGCTCGTGCGTCGCCGAATGCCCGGTTCTCATCGAGCACGTCGACTCGATCGTCGACATGCGCCGCTATCTCCTCTATAAGCAGCGGGCCGACGCGGAGCTGATGACGGTGCTCGGGAGCTTCCGGCGCTACGGCAACTCGTTCGGCCAGTCGGATCGGAAGCGGGCGGTCTGGACGAAGGACATCGTCCCGAAGGTCAAGGACATCCGCAAGGAACCGGCCGACACGCTCTGGTTCGTCGGCGACTACGCGTCGTACAGCCAGACCCTCATCGAGCCGACCCAGATGACCGCCCGCGTCTTTCGGAGAGCCGGCATCGACTTCGGAATCCTCTACGACGGCGAGCGGAATGCCGGGAACGACGTCCGGCGCATCGGCGAGGAAGGTCTCTTCGAGATGCTCGCCATGAAGAACAAGCAGGTTCTCGAGAAGTGCGAGTTCAAGGAGATCGTAACCACCGATCCTCACACGCTGAACACGCTGAAGAACGAGTACTTCGCGAAAGGAAACGGAAAGCCGGCGCCGATGATCAGGCACTACTCGGAAGTGCTCGACGATGCGCTCCGGTCGGGGAAGCTGAAGGTCTCAAGGAAACTCGGCTACGCGGTGACCTATCACGATCCCTGTTATCTCGGGCGCTACAACGGAATCTACGAGCCCGCGCGGCGTGTGCTCGAGGCGATCGGCTGCCGCATCGTCGAGATGCCGCGGAATCGATCGAGTGGGTTCTGCTGCGGAGCCGGCGGCGGGCGCATTTGGATGAACGAGGAGGTCGTCAAGCAGAGGCCCAGCGAGGATCGCATCCGGGAGGCGCTGGCGCTCGGAAGCGCGGAATGCTTCGTGGTCGCGTGCCCGAAGGACCTGACGATGTATCGGGACGCGGTCAAGACGATAGGAGCGGAGAACAAGCTCCGCGTGAAGGATCTCATCGAGCTGGTCGACGAGGCGACGGCGGAGGCGGAGACGGCCGCGCCTGCGGTCGAGACGGCCGCCGCCGGATCGACGCTCGATAAGGAGGCAGACGCATGAAAGAGAAAGTAGGGGTCTACGTCTGCCATTGCGGCAGCAACATCGCCGGAATCGTCGATGTTGAAGAAGTGGCCAAGTGGGCGGGCGTCAACCTCGAGGACGTCGTCGTCTCGAAGGACTACAAGTTCATGTGCTCGTCACTCG
The genomic region above belongs to Candidatus Eisenbacteria bacterium and contains:
- a CDS encoding LysR family transcriptional regulator: MLETLKIFVDLIQTESFSRAATRNYLTQSAVSQRIRQLEADLGQQLVVRGRGRMRPTEAGKIFYDASREILDRFAQARDELNRIRHVVSGSLRLATVPSVGLHILPPFLKSFLKEFPSVDLQLDYRRNNEVYEGLLDLSFDLGIVAYPSRHAQITQIPFREDRLVLISPPEHPFAKGVAVPLKKLDGHPLIAFDSITPTGRVIDRALRSAGVTVRVVHRFDNVETIKRAVEIGSGVAIVPNSTIREEVRTRHLEAVTLSGSGWSRPLAILHKKGRKPSAPALKFIDTLQKDL
- a CDS encoding 4Fe-4S dicluster domain-containing protein; its protein translation is MTEGQVIARINFWGMHGALDTLVHAFTYVILPLCAIILLVRFFRHIRLWWKVGRPDRRWDRLGTRVGRLIQYGVVQTKVLRQRYPGVMHVLIAWSFFVFFLGTVIATIDADVPIVFGMESDNVVLIGDTYLLYKFVLDMFTLLFLVGVGLAAFRRYVQKPERLTLSSPFTYMLAMITLIVITGLLTESTRLAAIAREPELQPGWHPGLAWSTPIGWLVAQIWLGAGMGVPAIEAFHSVLWIVHACLVGIFFLTLPVSKLVHMLTSPLNTFFSKLDRPVGQLAPALVQEGGAAGAGKLSDLTWKQLMDGDACTECGRCQDACPAHYAKTPLSPKELMISIREGLHGKNGFAKTGADAPEFVGQGVADPVLWSCTTCGSCVAECPVLIEHVDSIVDMRRYLLYKQRADAELMTVLGSFRRYGNSFGQSDRKRAVWTKDIVPKVKDIRKEPADTLWFVGDYASYSQTLIEPTQMTARVFRRAGIDFGILYDGERNAGNDVRRIGEEGLFEMLAMKNKQVLEKCEFKEIVTTDPHTLNTLKNEYFAKGNGKPAPMIRHYSEVLDDALRSGKLKVSRKLGYAVTYHDPCYLGRYNGIYEPARRVLEAIGCRIVEMPRNRSSGFCCGAGGGRIWMNEEVVKQRPSEDRIREALALGSAECFVVACPKDLTMYRDAVKTIGAENKLRVKDLIELVDEATAEAETAAPAVETAAAGSTLDKEADA
- a CDS encoding electron transfer flavoprotein subunit beta codes for the protein MNIAVPIKFVPDLVEEMEIDSSTGKLDRTFMRLVPNELDEHALEQALILKERHGGTVAVITLDTGDVDEALFTAVAKGADRAIKIAGEGYAEGVTSHAYADLLAEALKNGSYDLILAGTQAVDDLDGSVGALLAAKLGIPYVGYTVKVVAEGGKVVATKEYPGGLLAEIEVNPPAVIGIQAAEKPPRYVVTSLVMDAMKKAKIDEAEGAAAGLEGAAEITGMRPPEAGKGAEMIDGDANAVAEKLVGILKEKGIL
- a CDS encoding (Fe-S)-binding protein; this encodes MIQVESADQFLKQVSGSVAEGERIRLCLQCGSCSGVCPFGFAMEFPPQAIIASLRAGELKPMLDTDSIWLCVSCYACTNVCPAKIPLTPGLLSSVKAEKLMKSSVPTELQDALVNARKYGNTVGESPRKRADWAADFTVEVPILAKTKKPVDVLWYVGDYPSYHARVQQVTRATAKIFKALGVSFGILGPEEQSDGDVFHLAGERGLFELLASKNAKTFEKYEFKEIVTTDPHAYNTFKHEYPKLGYRFPVRHYAQFLHAHLDRLRSLMKNKLEARVAYHDPCGLGRANDNHIYEEPREIIEAIPGAELVEMGHNRTTSICCGGGGGGMWLDGFAWEKAGTRTSEWRIHEAVAAGAQILAVACPYETPRFDDAVKSTNHAKDIAVKDIAELVADAIQG
- a CDS encoding electron transfer flavoprotein subunit alpha/FixB family protein — its product is MAQDVWVNIETLRGEVTETSYTMLAAGKAIAKGLGGSLRAVLLGNNVKGLAGKLGAADSVTVVDHPALADFNPEAHLLALADLAKKGAPRAFLFGQTASGTDLACGLAAKLGFPVASPCRTFKVEGGEILFEAVTCGGKIIAEGKLPGPTGVAIVMPGGYKPEEAMQGGSPKVDEASPESDLGAARTRFRAYIEPDTSDVDISKVPILVSVGRGIGQKENIEAAKELAAALGGEVSSSRPIVDQGWLPTSRLVGKSGKAVKPKLYLALGISGSPEHMEGLPGWETLVAINTDQKAPIYDVATYGAAVDVLELVPKLTEKVRATKS